In the genome of Anaerolineaceae bacterium oral taxon 439, the window CGTCAGCGTCGATAAAGCTGCAATCGCCATACACGAACGAGCAGTCCGGCGCGGCGCGCAGCGCTTCAACCGCGCGGCGAATCGCCCCCGGCTCATACGTATCATCCGAATTCAGCCAGGCGAAAACTTCGCCCGTCCCGCGGTTGAACCCCTTGTTGATCGCGTGCGTCTGGCCCGCGTCGGGAACCGATACCCAATACGCGAGCCGATCGGCGTACCGCTCGATCACCTCGCGGCTCCCGTCGGTCGACCCGCCGTCGATAACGATATATTCCAGGTTCGGATAATCCTGATCCAGAACCGACCGGATTGTCCGCTCCAGATACGCCGCCTGCTGATACGACGGAGTCACGACCGTCACTTTCGGGAATTCCTGACTAAAAGGCTTCATTCGTCCGCTCCTCCGGCGCATCGTCGCCATTATCGATCCTGAACACGAGAGCGCCCTCCTCGCGTTCCAATAATTCGCCGTGCGCCTGGAGCCACTGCTGGAGACGCGGCTGCTGATAAAACCGCTCCATGTCGGTCGCGATAAAATACTGACGGTTATTCATCGTTTCCCGGAGAACGCGGTCAGCCTCCGCCGCCGGAAGCGCCTCGACCGACCCGTCCCAGATCATCGCCGTCCGCAGCCCCCAGTACATCAGCCCCGCGCCGTAATCGTCCATCAGGCCGACAATGTTAATCTGATTCGGATAAGGATCGTACCGTTCCGCGATCCGCCGGTACCGCTCAGGAGCGTCGCGGAAATCCGTCCGCCCCAGCCGCGTCGCCGTGTCGACGATCATCCAGCCGCAGCCAAGCGCGATCGCTCCTGCGATCATCGTCCGCCCCAGCCAGTCCCGCCCGCGCGCCCGCTCGATTCTGGCGGCAACGGTCCCGACGCTATCCACGAAAGCCCCGAGCCCAACTGACGCCAGCGGAAAGAGCGGCGTCTGATAATAATCGTGCGTCCCGATATGATGCGGCAGCGCGAAACCATACGCTGCGTACCCGACCAGGTACCCGACCCAGATCCATCGCAGACCCGTCCGCCGGATCAGCGCCAGCCCGATCAGCGCGGCCGCGATCAACCCGATGCCAAAAACCGCGTCGATCTCCCGAAGCCAGCGGATATAAAAACCAATCGAAAACCATTCGCTGAAAACGAATCGCCCCTGGTACTGCTGCCGAAGGAAGCCGTCGATCCAGACTCCCCAGACATTATACGCCGCGGTCGGACCGACCATCATCAGCGCCATCAGCCAGACCTGCGCCGAAGCGAACGCTTTCCGGATCGACCCACACGTCGAAAGGATGGCAAATCCGAGCGCGAACCCGATCGGAAAGATCATGACCTGTTTCACGTAAACCGCCGCGCCGGCGAAGACCGCGGTCAGGATCGCCGCCCCCCAGCTCCGCCGCTCCGTCCAGCCGCCCAGCGTCGCCAACGCGAAAATCGTCAGCGCCGTCATCAGCGCCTCCGGCTGGAACGAGCGGCTGACGAGAACGCCGTACGGAAGGAGGAGATACAGCGCAAACGCGGCCGCCCGCCCCACGTCCGATAACCAGCCGCGGCAAATCCGATTCAGCCCCGCCGCGCCGATCAGCCAGAACAGGATCGCCAGCGCCCGCGGCAGGCGCAAATCCGCGTCGCCGGCCAGCGCATACAGCTTGGCCGAAATATACTCCATGACCGGCGGCTCGATCCAGAGCTCCTGTTCCCCGCGGATCCGCGCCTCTTCGCGCTCCGCCGCCCCCCAGCCCGGAAGCGTTCCGCCGTCGGCGAGATAAAAACCACGCGCGATCAGCGCCGAATGCAGCTGGCGCGCCGGATGAAAATCCAACGGCGGGTTCGAAAAATCCAGAAAGCGCAGCGCAGCGCCGATCAGGAAAATCAGGATCAGCGCAGCCCGCCCGGACCGACCGATCGAAAGATGTCGCGTTTCGTTCATGGCTCTTTTACCCGGCGCAAGTCGTAAAGAATATAGCCGTTCCCTTCCGCAGCAATTTCATATCCCTCAAGCCGTTCGAGCAGCTCCGGCTGCGCCGCCAGCTCGTTCAGCGCCGAAACAAAAAAATAATCCTGTCCCGCGGTCAGCGCGGTAAACAGCGCCTCAAAATCGCTTTCGCCGCGCCCCGCCGCGCTGAACAGCCGTTCATCGCCCGCCGTCCGCCAGCTCAACGCCAACCGCCGCCAGCCGTAATAATTCAGCCGCATCCCGTAATCGCCGGTCAGCCCGATCAGGCTGGCGTCAGCCGGGACCGCTTCGCCCACCCGTCGCCAGCTCGCCGGCTCGAGGCGATAATCCGCCGCGCGGAGCCGCCCCACCGCGACATACCCGCCATAAAACGCCCCGGCGCAGCAGATCGCCGCGGCCGCGCACCGCCGCAGCCGCGATCCCTCGCCGTATTTCTTCCAGAGAAGCTCGAAAAGCGGCGCGAGCGAAATCGCGCAAAGCGGGTAAATCATCATGCTGTAATACTCGTGCGTCGTTATCTGATACGGAACGGTCAGCCCGTACGCGAGATATCCGGCCCATGCCCCGCCGATCACCAGCGCCTTCCCGCGTTCCGCGCTCAGCAGGCTCAGCCCCGACAGGAAAATCGCCGGCAGCGTGATCAGCCCTTTCAGCATCGCCAGCCAATCGGCGTAAAAACCCGGATCCAGGATCATCCCGCTCAGCGACACGACCCAGAAAGACAGGAAATCCCCCGACCGCCCCGGCGTCAGCGCCGCAGCGTAAATCAGGCTCGGCGCGACCGCGGCCAGCCCGACCCCAACCGTCTCGATCGCGCGCGCGCGAAATCCGTCCTCGCGGAGCCGGGCGGCGAAGACCCCCAGAAGAATCCCTGCGATAAAAAATCCGGCGAACGCTTTGATCAGCGTTGCGGTCCCGCCGAGGAGCGCGGTTAAAATCGCGTCGCGCCGGCGCCCGCTTTCGCGCCAACGCAGCCCGGCCCAGATCGACGCCGTGATCCAGGCGCACATCCACGGATCGGGCTGAATCGACCGGCTCATCACCACGCTCATCGGGAAAAAAAACATGACCGCGAGCGCGGCCCACGCCCCCGCCCGGGCGCCAAGCCGCCTCGCGCAGAGCCAGACGAAAAATCCTGCGACCGTCCAGAACAGCGCTGAGAAAACGCGCCCTAACCGCCAGTCCTCGCGGCCAATCATCCGGTACCCTGACGCCAGAACACGTTCGAGGATCGGCGGTTCGTACGTTTCCAACGCGCTAAGGTCCCTCGAAAGCGCGCTCAGCGCCGGATCGGCGTCCGGAAGCGAACGAACATAAAAATCGCGCGCGAGGATCAACGACCTTAACTGCCGCGTGCCATGAAAATCGAGCGGCGGATCGTCGAAATCCGCAAGCCGAAGCGCAAATCCGACCGACAGGATCAGGATCAGGCCGACAATCGTCCTGATCCTTTCCGATACCCTGATCTTATTTTCTTCCCGGCCCATCGCGACCGTTTCGCTCGCGGACAACTCAGTTCCTCTCCGGCCCCTGGATCCATGCCTGATACGCGCGCAGTCCCTCCAGTCGTTTCGCGGACTGCCGCTCGAAAATCCGCGCCGCCGCGGACGGCGAAACCAAACCCAACCCCGTCAGCAGAACTCTCCGCCAATCGTCAATGACCCGCTTCGGCGCGAGCGTAAACGCCTTCGCGTACGCCCGCAGCGCAGCCCCGTTCATTCCCCCGACCGACAGGTAATTCGCGTCGAGCCAGGCCGCGCCGCCGCGAATCTTTTTCACGATCGGTTCGCTCATCGTCCGAAAGCGTTCGTCAGATAAAAGCCAACCGACAATCCGGCGCGCTTCTTTCCCGAAATCAGCCGTATTCGCGCGGTTCTTCGCCTCGGAATAAAACCGCGCCGCGGCTAACGGTTCCGGAAGATAAACGATCCCCGCGTCCGGCGTCATGCGCAGCCACAGATGATGATCCAATAAATAATGATACGTGAGGTCCAGCCCGCCGCTCTTCTCCCAAAGCGAACGGCGGAAAAAGACCGCCGGCTGGCTGATAATCCGGAATGACGCTAAATCCGCCCATTCGTACGGCGCGAAACGCATAACGTTCACCAGCGCCCCGTCCCGATCGACCGACAACGCGTCGCCATAGACGAAATCGATGTCCGGACGCTCGCTGAAAACCCGCGCGACGCGCTCGAACGCCCCGGAAAGATAAAAATCGTCCGAATTGATCCAGCCGTAGATATCGCCGCCCGCCCGCGCGAAACCTTTATTGATCGCGTCCGCCTGACCGCGGTCCTTTTCAGAAACCCAGCCGCTCAACTCGCGCGAATGCGCTTCGAGAATTTTCCGGCTCCCGTCGTCCGACCCGCCGTCGATAACGAAATACTCCGCGGCGGGGTAAGACTGCGTCAGGACGGATTGGATCGTCCGCTCCAGAAAAGCGGCCTGCCGGTACGACGGCGTCACGATCGAAAAACGCAGAGCCATATCGCTAAAACAGGCTTTCGTAATCGGTTTTCGGAAAAATCGTCAGCTTCCCGCCGACGGTCGCGTCGATGACCCGCCGGCCCGCCGCGCGGTACGTTTCGTTCGCGAGCGCGTACGCTTTCTCCGACGTCTCTAAATCCGGGAGCTGCCAGCGGAAACCTTTCCCGAAATAACCGGGGTTGAAATGGTTGGGATCGTCTCCCTGCGAAACGACCGTTTCGTTCGGCTTTCCCTGCGTTGCGAACGAATGGTCCACGCCGATCAGGATGACTTCGGAAAACCCCAGGTAATACGCCGTCTGAAGCGCCATGTACGTTACCGTCGCCCCCTCCCACATCCGGAAGCGGATATCCTTCTGGAACTTCGCGCCGGTATACGTCGCGTACAGGAAATAAAGATCCTCCTCCGGCGAGAGGTACTTCAGCGCCCGCGTCGTCACGAACCGCGGCATCGTCAGCCGCTGGATATCCGCCGACGTCTGTTCCACGACCAGATCGTTAACGCAAAGATAATACGACGTTTCGAACCCCATCTCCGGGAACGCCAGATAGATCCGGTTCAGCCCGAACGTCGTTTCGTTCCGCAGCTTCGATAAATCGGTCCGTTTCAGGCTCGGTCCGTTCCCCAGAATAAAACAGCGCTCGCCGCGATGTCGGTCGCGGAGCGCGGTCAGCCGCGCGATCGAGTCGCGCCGGGCCGGGTTCAGGTACGCCGCCGGCAGGTTTGGAACGCGTTTTAAGCCGTCGTAAACCTCCTTTCCGGCGGAAAGGATCGGCGCGGGAACCGTCCGGCTGAGAAAATCCTTAATTTTCGGATTCATTAATATTTCTTTTTGAGTTCTTCAATATTGCTCGTGTCAAAACCGAGCGCGGCGACGCAGTTCCGGATCGTCGACCAATGCACCCGTTCGCAGGCGATCGGGCTGAAATTCGAGTTGTGCGGCGCGAGCATGACGTTATCCATCGTCAGCAGCTCCGACGACGCCGGAAGCGGTTCCGTTTCAAAAACGTCGAGCGCCGCGGCGGCGATTGTTCCCGCTTTCAGCGCTTCGATAAGCGCCGGTTCGTCGACGACCGGCCCGCGCGACAGGTTCAGCAGGATCGCCGTCGGCTTCATCCTTTTCAGCGTTTCCGCGTTGATCAGGTGATAGCTGGTCGGGTTTAAGTCGACATGGCAGGTCACAATATCCGATTCAGCCAGCAGTTTTTCCAGAGAAACGTTTTCCGCCCGCGTTTCGAGCATGAAGTCCGGCCGGATTTCGATAATATCGTTGCAGAGGATCCGCGCGCCGAAGCCGCGGAGCCGGCGCGCGACCGCCTGACCGCAATTCCCAACGCCGATAATCCCCACCGTCGCTTCCGACAGCGTCGAGATCGGCGGCTTATTCCACACCCCCTCGCGCATCGAGGCATCCATCGCCTTCAATCCGCGCACAAACGACAGCATGTAGCCGATCGCTGACTCGGCTACCGGGACCGTGAACGCGTTGACCGTGTTGCCGATAACGACGCCGAATTTGGCGCAGGCCGCTTTATCGATCGCGTCGATCCCGGTTCCCCATTTCGAAACGACCTTAAGCCGTGGGGCGCAGGCCTCGATCACGCGCGCGCTGAACTCGTCGTCGCCGCAGAGAATCCCGTCAAACTGCCCGGCATATTTCAGGATATCGTCCTCGCGAAGCTTCTGTTTCACTTCCGGGATAATCACTTCCAAACCGTAAACTTCTTCAAGAACGCGCTTGAACCGTTCCCGCTGAGCCATCATGTACGGCGCCGATAATATAACCGTTTTCTTCATTTACGTTTCTCCCTTATTATTCCGCTATCCTCTATTTTAGTCAGCTTTCAGCAGAATGCAAATCCGAGGAACGATATCCATGGCGGGATGACCTCCGCAGCGGATTACCAAAGGAAACACGGCGCTCAGCGAATTCCGCGCTTCCCCTTTACCTTGCGTCAAATATAGAATTGGACAGGATACCGGACGCGGATGATCCCCACCGGTCGGCTTACGCGACTGCGAAAGCAGCGCGCTCCGCGATTTCGTAAGGCGCAAGCCTCCCGGCATCCAATTTAAACACCTGATCACAGAGGATCTTCAACTCATCCGGATAGTTGCTCGTCAGGAGAATCGTCTTCCCTGCCCGATTTAATTCAACGATCAGGTCATAAATTTGCCGCTGCCCATCCACGTCCAGCATATTCGTCGGCTCGTCCAGCAGCAGCAAATCCGGATCTTCCATCAACGCCTGCGCCAGATATAACCGCTGCATCATGCCGCTCGAATAGCAGCTGACCGGACGGCCGTCCCCGCCGTTCAGGCCGACGACGCTCAGGACTTCAAGGATCCTTCCCGTCGGGACCGAACCGCTCACGGCGGCGAGGATCGTCAAATTTTCGAGTGCGCTCGCGCTGCGCAAAAATCCGGGCGAATCAATCAGGACGCCCGTATTCGGCGCGAACTCGGCTTCCATGCCGATTTTCTTCCCGAAGACACGGACTTCACCGCGCGTCGGTCGGATGAATCCGCTCAGGCAGCGCAGCAAAACCGACTTCCCTGCGCCGTTCGCGCCCGTAACGCCGTAGATCCTTCCGCGCGGAAGTTCGAGATTCACGCCGTCCAGAACGGTCTTCTTCCCAAACGACAGCGCCACGTCTGAGGCGGTCAAAACGTATTTTTCATCCATATTGTTCATGCGCGGCCTTCTTCCTTCGAATCATGTTTTGAGACGAGCGGAACACATTCGCAGAGCTTCCGCCCAATCAAATTTAGAACTGCAATCCAGATCAGCCAATAGGCAAACGACCACCAGATTGGCCCCTGCCGAAACGGGAACGCCCAATAAACCATCGTCAGATTCCGCAGCGGCGATAAAATCGAAATCAGGGACGGAACGTTGATTAACGCGTATTCGAGCGGGAACGTCACGGCGCAGAGAACCATGACCGCGAGGTACCCCCAGAGCGGTTTCCCAAGCCGCAGCGTCAGAATCATCATCACCATACCGAGCGTCCAGAAACCCAACGTCTGCATCATGAAGACAATAAAAGCCAGCCTCATCGGCGCGGTATAACCGAATTTCATCATCGCCGGCGTCAGAATACTCGTTCCGCTCGCTCCAAACGCGCTCCAATTCAGATCAAACCCGTTGCGGATAACGCCGGCGGCGAAAACGATCGCCATGCACAGCGCAAGATACAGCGCCGCCGCGATCAGCGTCACGGCGCTTTTCACGCCCCACCACCTCCGCCGCGAGCCAAGCCGGAACAGCGCCAGGTTTCCAAACTCGCTTTCAGGGAGAATATCCGAAACGCAGAGCAGGAAGAGACTCAGCGTCCCCAAGACAAGATATTCCAGATTTCCAAACGCAATAAAAAAAGCATCCCAGCCGTTGACCTGATTCGTGACCATGCCGAATGCATCCGGCAGCATCGTCAGATCCATCGGCGGATATTCGTTGCCGACGAGCGCGATGGCGTTCGATGATAAATAGGCGATGAATCCGACGACCGGAAAAATCATCAGCCAGCGCGGACGCAGCAGCATCCGTTTCAATTGATATTGAAAATATGCGGACGGTTTCATCATTCCTCCCTACGATAATACGCGTTCACGCCTGGCGAAAAGAATCAGGATCGCCGAAATCAGCGCCGTCAATGCCAGCGGATGCAGAAAAAAGATACGCGCCGATGAGTACTCGTGCCAGAAGTTACAGTAGAGCGGCGCAGTCGGCGACCAGTCCGCGCCGAAAAAGTTCGTCTTCACCGCGACGAAATGCGAAAACAGGTAAAACGCGCAAGGAAATCCCAAAATCCAATAACGATTCGTCATGACGAACGACAGGCTCATCGCGAACGTCGCATACAGCGCGCTCATCAGCCCGACCATGCCCGAAATAAAAAGGATAAACAGATCCGGAGTGCGCTGAAAAAACGGCATCAGCAAACCATACGGACGCCCTGCCACCGGCATATCCCAAACGTTAATCGGATACTGCGCCCGTGGGACATACAGGTTCGTAAAGAGATACAGCCCGGCGAGCGGAAGCATGGCAGCGACGGCAGCCGCGATCGCGTTCACGAAAAACCGCTCCCGAACGTAAGAGCGGAAGCCGCTGCGAAAAACGAGCGGGCGAAGAAACCCCTCGGATCGCTCGATCGCCAGCGCGTCCGAAAACGGCATGACCGCGAGAATTGGCAGCGCCAGCGTGTAATGGGCGTAGGTATAAACATAAAACCAGAGGTCAGCGAACGAGTATTCCTTCGGAAGCGCCTGATTCGAGAAGAGTCGGGTATAGACGCTGACGATCAGGAAGATCAGCCCGAAACCGACCGCGATACCGAAACGCCGCGATCGAAAAACGCGGAATAGCGTTTCTTTTGTTGCTCCTTTAGTTAATGTAACTGCTTTCATTGGGTTTATCCTTTCTCCCTTTCCGACGGAGCGTCCGCCTGATCAGACGCCTCCTTCAGGAAAGCGATCATCTCATCGACGGAAATCCCGAGTGCCTGCGACGATTGCAGGAAATCCGTCATCAGCGCCCGTTTCATCTCGCGCGCCATCCGCTCCAACATTGCCTCGTCCCGGGTAACGAACGTCCCCTCGCCCCGCTGCGTCGCCGCGATCCCCGATCGAATCAATTCCGAATACGCTCGCGCGACCGTATTGTGGTTCACTTTGTAAATCATGGCAGCTTCGATCACGGAAGGCAGCTTCCCGCCCGGCGGGTATTCCCCACGCAGGATCTTCGCGTTGATCCGCTGCACGATCTGCTGATAGATGGGTTGACTTTCGTCGAAAATATGATCCAGACTCATCGGTTTTCTTTTTCTCCTGATGCGGGCATAAAATCCCGCTGTCATCATGAATTCGAATTCTGTCCGGCCAATCTTCTTGACACTATTATAGTATACTATAACACTGGTACGCTAAGACTCAATGTTACAAAACTCTTAACTCTTTAAGAATTTCGTCCTTTTTAATGATTAGCTAGCAGTGATAGAAGCTTAAATCTCCCCCGCCTGACGCAGCTTCATCAGCATCTCGGTCACGTTCCATTCCGTCTCATCGTCGATATCCTGCGCTTCGATCGCCGGAATTTCGTACAGCAACGGACGTGAACCGATGCGGTTGCGATACGTCAGCAGGATTTCGCGGGTAAACAGGTAGAAGCAGGAATTTTCCTCATAAATCGGCGGCAGATCCTGCGTCCGAAGCAGGATCGCGGCATTGTGATTGATCGGACGGGCCAACTCGTCCCAATAACGCTTCTGAACCTTCGTGACGGAGAACATCGAATCGTACAAATAAGATTTCGCCTGGAACGCCTGAATCCCCTCCGAAATCGTCTCCGCTTTCAGGAGCGGATTCGTGCTATGCGTCTGAAGATAAAAATCGGCTTCAATCTGCGACGTATCGTAAACGAGAATTTCGTTCATCGGAACGTCTCCGGCGCGCAGCGCCTCCGGTCGCAGGATCGGCCTGACCATCGGGAAATCCTTGGCCAGGCCCTCGATAACGACAGGGCTATCGGTATCGACGACGATCTCGGAAATCTCCGGAACGTTCAGCAACGCGTCCAGGATGTAATGATACAGCGGTTTCCCGGCCAGCATCCGGTAATTTTTCCCCTCGACACGAACCGAATGATGACGCATGGGGACAAATGCCACGATTTTCGCTTTCGCAGAGTCCATTTCGTTTTCTATTCTCCTTCCGTTTCGCCCGCCGCCTGATCGGTCAGCGGCAGCGTGAAATCGCCGCCGCGCAGGATTCCATCCTGAATCACGCGCATCGTTTCGTCCTTTTCGGGCGTCAGCGCGCTCGGGTCAAAATTCCGGATCCGAACGTACCCGCGCCAGGCCGGGTCCGGCTCGATAAAGCGGCGAAGCGGGAGCGCGACATGAAAGAACTGATAATACATGAATTTTCGCGCCGTTTCCTGATACAGCGCGGGGACCTGGATCTCGGTCGCGTCGAGATAACGGCCGACCGTTTCCGCGTACGCCTCGCGCGATTTCGGAAATTCGCTGATCGGGTAGGGCGTAAAGCGCGACGCGCCCCCGGAAATAACGAGCGCGCCCATCGCCGCCGCTTCCAGCCCGATCGTCGAATTATAAACCATGACAAATTTCGCGATCCGAATCAGGTCATACGACGAAATAAACTGACCCGGCCCGATAAATAAAACGTTATGCAGCAGCGTCAGGCGGTTTCGCTGAGCCCAGTCCGTGACCGTTTCCTCGGATTCCTTCCCTTTCCGGATTTCGTCCGGATGCGCGCGGATAACGAAAAGCGTGTTAACATGTTTCTCGATAATCTCCTTAACCGCGTCGAGCCACTGGAACATGTCGTCAAAAACGACGTTCGCATGTTTCTGGCTGGTATCAAAAACGACATTGGTAAAAATCGGGACAACCTGCCGGAATGAACGCGCGAGGTTCCAGAACGCCGGCGTCAGCCCTTCCATCTCCGGCCAGAACTGAACCCCGGCCGTTTTAAATACGCCCTTCATCCGTGCTTCGAGGTACTCGTCCAACCGCGCGTTCCGCTCGGGGGTCATCTCCAGATCCGCCGGGAGCGCGATCGGACAGGCGGTCGCTTCCCCCGCCGTAAAAATCGCCGTCTCCGGCATCAGGCCGACCTCATGCGTAAACGTGGGAATCCCAGCCCGGTCGCCGATCCATTTCACGATCGCTTCCGGATACTGCTGCCCATTAAACACGACGATCGCGCGCGGTTGGTTCTCCCGGACCCATTCGTCAACCTGGAGATAAACGCTCCAGGCGGACCGGATATACATGCGGTACAGCCGCGCCGCATGCTCAACCGTTTCGATATGATGCCGTC includes:
- a CDS encoding acylneuraminate cytidylyltransferase — encoded protein: MDSAKAKIVAFVPMRHHSVRVEGKNYRMLAGKPLYHYILDALLNVPEISEIVVDTDSPVVIEGLAKDFPMVRPILRPEALRAGDVPMNEILVYDTSQIEADFYLQTHSTNPLLKAETISEGIQAFQAKSYLYDSMFSVTKVQKRYWDELARPINHNAAILLRTQDLPPIYEENSCFYLFTREILLTYRNRIGSRPLLYEIPAIEAQDIDDETEWNVTEMLMKLRQAGEI